GCCAGCTCAGTACACCTGAAGCCAGAATGTGGCAATTTCCAGGTGAGTTCTTTGGTTGCAACAAGCGACGTCTACCGCAGAACTGAAATAATGAACCATGGATTTCTGCGTGGCATAGAAGGCCAGGATCAAAATAAAATTGTGCTTAAGAGACTGCGGCAAGATAAACACTACAACACAGTTTCCCCAACACAGCAGAATCTGTACATGGAGGCAGTGTGAGTGACATGGCACTCCCCTGTGCAGGTCAACCTGCTATCAGAAAGGCAATGCTGGTCCAGATTCTGGTTTCAGATACACTGGTTTCAATCCACAGGGAAATGCACGGCCTTTACTTTAGGTTAAATGAGGTCAGGATCTGGTTGTTACTCGGCGAGCTGCCAGTCCCATCCGACTTAAGGGATttagtttttaaattaatttactgCTGGTGGAAGATGTCATTCTGACAAGCCGAAATCTGTCACTTATCCACAAGCCAGAGCAAGGGAAGCAGCAAAGCAAGCTGCGTCTGTGCCAGCCCCTGTCTCTGGACTGACGGAAAGCATTGCAAAGGGAAATTCAGTCTCCACAGGCAGATCAGCCTACCACCGCAGCCAGCCAGCTGGGAGGCTAGCTCTCTAGTCACGTACTGATGTGGCCTTTTGTGACGGGAGCACTTAGCCACCTGACCACCAGAAAGGGAACCAAGAACGACACTGTGGGTATCATTTGCAACGATCAGGGTGAGAAGAAgtgagctggggaagggaggaggaggggaaaagcaaCTGTAAGCTCTTTGCCTCTCAGACTGCCTCATTGTATGTGTTTGTACAAGCCCTTGATTCTGACTGGGACCTATGGGCATGATGACAacatcaaataaataaataaataaataaataaataaaagcaaccAGCAGAAAAGGAATATGGATTTACCTGCTATCTTCCCTGCACTTGCATTCTGACTCAATCACCAAGCTTCTCTCTTCCAAAGGAAATGCTaagataataataaataactacaggttgaacatcgCTAGGCCCACACTCTTGTCTGGCAAccccatggtccggcatgatgttagttagccggGTGTTCACTTAgcaggggtgtggccaagtttcttgtggtcccataaagtttgtttccagccgtcctggctctcagtgttctgtgctgttatttagctctaatttgcccctaaatgtcttctaagagcccagtgagcagtggaaatgttggtaatgctgctagacaatactgatctcctgcaattcggcaaattctctggttcagcattggtCGGGTCCCAAGGGcatcggactagagaggttcaacctgtactacattTTGCATGTATAGAATCCCTTTCATCCAAGGAACTGAAAGTGCTTGACAGAGGTGGTTTGGcctcattattcccattttacagacgagGGGATTGAGGCATGAAAAGAGCTAAGTTGAGAGTCcgtggcagggagccaggaatcCTGACTCCTACTTTGCCTACACCAACCACTGGACCACACCTCTTCGGAACAGGGAATCGGAGCCACACTAGGTGCCTGCACCGGACAGTACATTGAGATCTAGTGCTAGATCTTATCTCCTTCAAGATTATGCTAATGCTGAAGGAGGCAGCCACTAATTCCATTATTTATATCTATGCTGCAGCTTTAATTGTAAATTAAGCCCTTTCCTGACTCACAAAGCTTGCTGTACATCTACATACACCCCTCTGATCCAGTCTCTTCCAGGTACTGTACCCCAGACCTACTGCACCTACGGCATCCACAGCATTATCCCAGCAATGAACTTGGAAGTCCCGATGGTTAATGACTCTTCAGATGACCATTTTTTTCCGAGTACAGCTCCTCGCTCCTCCTGCTTCGCCAGGCATGGTATTTCTTCATGCTTTTCCTCCTAGCAAAGCGGCAAATGCTGACCATGAAAACCCAGGAAACCACATACATGATCACTCCTCCCACCTTGATGAACCACCTGGGTGTGGGTGACACAAGTTCGCAGTACATCAGCCAGGCCCCGACCCCGATCCGCACGCCCGTGAAGAGGGCCACGAAGAAGAAATCCACCACGTCCCCCGTGAAGCTGTGGTACAGTCCTGTCTCCCGCAGGAACCAGCGGGCCTGCAGCAACGGGTTGGTGATCTCGCTGCCGAAGAGGACGGCGTTGACTTCAGCGGCCGACTCACCCAGGGACAGAGACACCGCGATTCCCAAGATGCTCACCGTGTGATGGGCCAGCATCAGTGCCCCCTCTGCCTGGAAGTATACGCACCAGCCCAGGTCAAAGAGGAAGTAGCCCAAGCTAAGGCAGAGCACGTGCACCTGGAGGGTTGTGTTTGGTGACCCTAGAAAGGAAAGACACCAGCGGGTGCATCAAAGTGAGGAgatgcctgtcagggatggtctagacagtatttggtcctgccatgagggcaggggactggactcgatgacctctcgaggccccttccaatCCTAGTGTTCTATGCCAGGCAGGATCAGAGCAAGGGCCATGgggttctcttccagcaatgacCTCTTTGCCTGGCACTGATCAAGGGAAAGCTGAGAAAGTCATAATAACAGCCTCTACTCTTGCATAATGCATCCCATCCCAAAGGAGCCCAGGGAGCATCACaaatcccccccacccaccccttccCAATGAATTGCTTCCCTACCAAATATACCAAGGCCTGGTATGTTCAGGCAGAAGCCAAATAGACACTGGCACATAATACTGCAGTGAGTGGGGAGGAAAATCCCTTCTCTAAGGGACAGcactccccccttctccccattgCCACCCGTGGTGATGTGACATGCACGGCAGACAGGACCACAACTTTTAAGAGGGAACACTCTGTCAGGATTCAAACCTGGGGGTCCCAAGGGTTTCCATGTAAGTTGAGTGCTtggctggccacccaggagagattcaaatgctgcccagctgattagcagagcgtccacactgcccacagcCAGAAGcacatgtttctactggtggtgcacatccacacgtgtctcagtgcatgtaacaaaatgcattctgcacatgggtgggaaaAAGCGGGGGAACATTGGCTATGGGCCTGATTCCTCGCAGTGCTAACGCCTTTTTACCTAAGTCCTAGTGGTAGAAAGAGGTTGCTGGGAAGCAACACGGACTCCCTCCACCCTGGAAATGTCTCCTATGGCCAGCACAAGGCTAATAGCTCTCTGctacctccacaggtacaggatTGTTCGAGGCTAGGATCTTATGCCTCCATTATTCTGCACCTCTGCAAAAAATCCCACACGGTCCTTTGAAGAAAAAGCAGAAGTCAGGGCAGCCTTAAGAACGACATCAGCCTGCACTGACTGCCGGTGGCCTCTGAACAGGGGAGGCACATGCTGTGGCACACCCCAGTGCATGAAGCTACGCCTACACATATTTAGAAGCTGAAGTTTATAACTCCAGGCTACCCCCTCTGCTGTGGTCACAGTCCCTGGGAATGTTTACCAGACAGCTACTAGCCAGAGGCTGATGGGAGAGATAAAAGGGGGAACCACACCAGCTGTGTTCAGAGGCTTGAGCCTGGGAAGAAGCCCATTGTCCTGCAAACTACTACCCCAAATCCTCTATGACTGAAATGGCAAAGAAAGTCCTGGGATTCCTCCCTGGGCCTATCAGCCGCAGGTGCACAGATTCGCTACATTAGAAGCTTCTCTTAGGCTGTTAGAATTTGGCAGgatgttccctccctctctctcttcccatgTCAGGGAGAGGGTTTGGCCTCTGTCTCGCCTTTGTGAATAGCTCCCAAGTCTCTTCCACCACTGCTCAGACCTTTTCCAAGCAGCTGAGTGAAATGGACAAGAGGTTGGTAAGTTTCACGGCAGTTGCTCAGAACCTTGTGGGCAGGGGTCAGGAGTATCAAAAATTGTGTCAGTTTCACACTAGGAAAAGGCTATGAATAGCCGCAGAGGCTCTTAGACTGTGGGTC
This genomic stretch from Pelodiscus sinensis isolate JC-2024 chromosome 26, ASM4963464v1, whole genome shotgun sequence harbors:
- the LOC102463935 gene encoding TLC domain-containing protein 5-like isoform X1 is translated as MMASIPLRVTCGLIAWLSLYTWFCHKYKHRTYEWSCRLVTLTHGVLATCLSAYVGFIDGPWPLTHPGSPNTTLQVHVLCLSLGYFLFDLGWCVYFQAEGALMLAHHTVSILGIAVSLSLGESAAEVNAVLFGSEITNPLLQARWFLRETGLYHSFTGDVVDFFFVALFTGVRIGVGAWLMYCELVSPTPRWFIKVGGVIMYVVSWVFMVSICRFARRKSMKKYHAWRSRRSEELYSEKNGHLKSH
- the LOC102463935 gene encoding TLC domain-containing protein 5-like isoform X3; this translates as MLAHHTVSILGIAVSLSLGESAAEVNAVLFGSEITNPLLQARWFLRETGLYHSFTGDVVDFFFVALFTGVRIGVGAWLMYCELVSPTPRWFIKVGGVIMYVVSWVFMVSICRFARRKSMKKYHAWRSRRSEELYSEKNGHLKSH
- the LOC102463935 gene encoding TLC domain-containing protein 5-like isoform X2, which encodes MMASIPLRVTCGLIAWLSLYTWFCHKYKHRTYEWSCRLVTLTHGVLATCLSAYVGFIDGPWPLTHPGSPNTTLQVHVLCLSLGYFLFDLGWCVYFQAEGALMLAHHTVSILGIAVSLSLGESAAEVNAVLFGSEITNPLLQARWFLRETGLYHSFTGDVVDFFFVALFTGVRIGVGAWLMYCELVSPTPRWFIKAKGTSPMRSPWRHLLLFELQRNLENDLALD